The genomic region GGCTTGAGCAAGCATGACCTGCTCCACCGGATGGCCGCTCGGACGAGGGCCCGCGTAGTCAAGCGGTGGTCACCTCCGAGGCCGCGGCCGGGCGGCGGTGCCAATGACACAGGGGTGATTGCCTCGGTGTCCCGTGGCACCGTTGGCGACCAGAATTCCGATTCCGAGTACCTCATCCACTTTAGCATCGGCACGCCGCCGCAGCGGGTGGTGCTGGCTCTCGACACCAGCAGCGACTTCATCTGGACGCAGTGCGGTTGCAAGTCCTGCTTCAACCAGCCGTTCCTGCCCGTTGacacctccgcctccaccacccACGCCGATGTCTCGTGCTTCGACCGTGTCTGCGCGTGGGGAGGCCTCCCGCTCTCCGGGTGCACCGTCAACGACAACTTCTGCTTCTACGTTCACTCCTATGGTGACAACTCGTTCACGACGGGCAAGCTCTCTGAGGACACCTTCACCTTCCAGGCGGCAAGTGGGAAGGCCGTCGCCATGCCCAGCCTCCGATTTGGCTGTGGCATGTACAACATCGGCAATTTCAAAACAAACGAGTCCGGCATCGCTGGCTTTGGCCGCGGGAAGATGTCTCTGCCGTCGCAGCTCAAGGTCCCGAGTTTCTCCTACTGCTTTACGAGCATGGTAGAGTCCGGGAACAGCCCCATGTTCTTGGGCACATATGGCAAC from Triticum aestivum cultivar Chinese Spring chromosome 4A, IWGSC CS RefSeq v2.1, whole genome shotgun sequence harbors:
- the LOC123088482 gene encoding aspartic proteinase nepenthesin-1-like yields the protein MMKDMSMLQLLLYVLFLTVLSAWSATGHVAVRAHLTHIDNARGLSKHDLLHRMAARTRARVVKRWSPPRPRPGGGANDTGVIASVSRGTVGDQNSDSEYLIHFSIGTPPQRVVLALDTSSDFIWTQCGCKSCFNQPFLPVDTSASTTHADVSCFDRVCAWGGLPLSGCTVNDNFCFYVHSYGDNSFTTGKLSEDTFTFQAASGKAVAMPSLRFGCGMYNIGNFKTNESGIAGFGRGKMSLPSQLKVPSFSYCFTSMVESGNSPMFLGTYGNLRAQATGPTQSTPFARSPAGRTSSLYYLSLKGVTVGNRRLPFDASTFGLRRDGSGGTIIDSGTGITTFPRAVFRTLREAFVSQVSLPVADRSADDPDSMLCFSTYSIPDIPELILHLEGADWQLPRENYVLDFADDTTCVVINSGGDSDVTIIGNFQQQNMHIAYDLGSNKLFFAAARCDKL